A single region of the Duganella sp. BuS-21 genome encodes:
- the serB gene encoding phosphoserine phosphatase SerB, with translation MNLVLQGADDCKARLERISALTASANLTWLSDRAVRCEGIAFSPALRQTIEVAAQAAQLDATYSIGLHKMNEYKLVAMDMDSTLITIECIDEIADMQGLKPQVSEITEAAMRGELDFSESLTRRVALLQGLDASALERVYDERLQLSPGAETMLKAVQAAGLKTLLVSGGFTYFTERLKQRLNLDYTHANQLEIVDGKLTGKVVGAIVDAEEKKRTVERVCKELDISPSQTIVMGDGANDLKMMGISGMSVAFRAKPVVREQANVALNFVGLDGILPLLT, from the coding sequence ATGAACCTCGTGCTGCAAGGCGCGGACGATTGCAAGGCACGCCTTGAGCGCATCAGCGCACTGACCGCATCGGCCAATCTGACCTGGCTGAGCGACCGCGCCGTGCGCTGCGAAGGCATCGCCTTCTCGCCGGCGCTGCGGCAGACGATCGAAGTGGCGGCACAGGCGGCACAGCTGGACGCCACCTACTCCATCGGCCTGCACAAGATGAACGAATACAAGCTGGTGGCGATGGACATGGACTCGACGCTGATCACCATCGAGTGCATCGACGAAATCGCCGACATGCAGGGCCTCAAGCCGCAGGTATCGGAGATCACCGAAGCGGCCATGCGCGGCGAGCTCGATTTTTCGGAAAGCCTGACGCGCCGCGTGGCGCTGTTGCAAGGCCTGGATGCCTCGGCGCTGGAGCGCGTGTACGACGAGCGCCTGCAGCTGTCGCCTGGCGCGGAAACCATGCTCAAGGCGGTGCAGGCGGCCGGCTTGAAGACGCTGCTGGTGTCGGGCGGCTTCACCTACTTCACCGAGCGCCTGAAGCAGCGCCTGAACCTCGACTATACGCACGCCAACCAGTTGGAAATCGTCGACGGCAAGCTGACCGGCAAGGTGGTCGGCGCCATCGTCGATGCGGAAGAGAAGAAGCGCACCGTGGAGCGCGTGTGCAAGGAACTGGACATCTCGCCGTCGCAGACGATTGTGATGGGCGACGGCGCCAACGACCTGAAAATGATGGGCATCTCCGGCATGTCGGTAGCCTTCCGCGCCAAGCCGGTGGTGCGCGAGCAGGCCAACGTAGCGCTCAACTTCGTCGGCCTCGATGGCATCCTGCCGCTGCTGACCTGA
- a CDS encoding sensor domain-containing diguanylate cyclase, producing MKEPGIPENEALRLATLRSLNVLDTPPEERFDRVTRMAKRMFRVPTVLVSIVDENRQWFKSAQGLDACETPRNISFCGHAILGDDIFLIQNALADERFADNPLVAGNPNIRFYAGCPLRAAGGVKVGTLCLIDSVPREFDHEDANALRDLAAMVEDELSAFQASTTDELTRISNRRGFLQLARYGLDFCVRHRQPAALAFIDLDRFKPINDNFGHAEGDRALAAFAEVMGASFRRTDLFARLGGDEFVVLLTGATRADALEVLEKFGGQLDAYNNQANRGYRLQFSCGVVEFDPAAPQSLGELLAAGDAHMYAIKAAKKEML from the coding sequence TTGAAGGAGCCCGGCATACCTGAGAACGAGGCGCTTCGGCTGGCAACGTTGCGGTCGTTGAATGTGCTCGATACGCCGCCCGAAGAGCGGTTCGATCGCGTGACCCGGATGGCCAAGCGCATGTTCCGCGTGCCGACTGTACTGGTCAGCATCGTTGACGAGAATCGCCAGTGGTTCAAATCGGCCCAGGGACTCGATGCCTGCGAAACGCCGCGCAATATCTCTTTCTGCGGCCATGCCATCCTCGGCGACGATATCTTCCTGATTCAAAACGCGCTGGCCGATGAGCGCTTCGCCGACAACCCGCTGGTGGCCGGCAATCCGAATATCCGTTTTTACGCTGGCTGCCCGCTGCGCGCCGCCGGCGGCGTCAAGGTCGGCACGCTGTGCCTGATCGACAGCGTGCCGCGCGAGTTCGACCACGAAGACGCCAACGCCTTGCGCGACCTGGCGGCCATGGTGGAAGATGAGCTGAGCGCCTTTCAGGCTTCCACCACCGATGAACTGACCCGGATCTCCAACCGGCGCGGCTTCCTGCAACTGGCGCGCTACGGCCTGGATTTCTGCGTGCGCCATCGGCAGCCCGCTGCGCTGGCGTTTATCGACCTTGATCGCTTCAAGCCGATCAACGATAACTTCGGACACGCGGAAGGCGACCGCGCGCTGGCGGCGTTCGCCGAAGTGATGGGGGCGAGTTTCCGCCGCACGGATTTGTTTGCGCGGCTGGGTGGAGATGAATTCGTGGTGCTGCTCACCGGCGCCACGAGGGCCGATGCGTTGGAGGTGCTGGAGAAGTTCGGCGGCCAGCTGGACGCCTACAACAACCAGGCCAATCGCGGCTACCGCCTGCAGTTTTCCTGCGGCGTGGTGGAGTTCGACCCGGCCGCGCCGCAAAGCCTGGGGGAACTACTGGCCGCCGGCGACGCGCATATGTACGCGATCAAGGCGGCCAAGAAGGAGATGTTGTAG